A stretch of DNA from Clostridium sp. JN-9:
CATTTCATCAAAGCCTCTGATACCAGCTTCTGCAGCATCTGCAGCTATAAGAACAGGATTATCACGTAAATTGGTAACGTGACATTGATTTGAAGGCATTTTTCTTGCTCTCATCTTTTGCAGTGCCATCATCATTTCAACTACATTTAATTTATCAATTACATCAACCAATTTTGCTGGTGTAATTGAAGTAGCTATTTTTATAATTTCATTTCTTGGTACATTTATATCAGTTAACATTCTGGCAATTTTAAGAGAATCAATTGCCATAGATTCTTCAGCATTTTCTATGTTAATAGCATGATCTGCAAGGAATATATCAATGAAATCAAAATCTTCCCTTTTTTTGCCATCCATTTCAACTATTTTACCATTTTCAATTTTGATACTAGGTTTAGGATCATTTGGACTTCCTATGGCAATCATACCAACTTCAGGCCAGTCTTTAACAAATCCATCTTTATTTATATCTCTAGCTTCAAGAACTTCAAAACGTTTAGATCTTTTCATATAATATCCCACCCTTCATATCCTAAATATACGGCTGGGTTGTGGAGGCAGGTTCATCGCCAAGAGCTCCTAACAATTTTTTCCCAACTTCTCTTCCGGCTATTACAGCTTGTCTAACAGCACCTGAATCACCAGTAATGCACAGGATTACCTCGTTAGAATGTGATGTCCCATGTGCTGGGCTTGAATAAGAAACCACTTCAACATTTGCAGTTTTTACTGCAGTATCAGCCATCATTACACCTATAGCTGCCGGAGCGCCAATTACCAGTCCGCAGGCTTTACCAACTGGTGAGCCAAAAGCTTTATTTACTGCAAAGCTGGCTCTGGCTGTATATTGAAGTTCAAGGTGTCCTGCTTCATTTCCCCAGACATCACCAAAGGTTCTTGGCAGTTCTTTTAAAGTAACTTCTACTGCTCTTCTGGCATCAGATACATCTTCAGCTCCTAAGATAATTAAGCATCCATGTCCAGCCCCGCCTTTTGTATCTCTTGGCATCTCTATTGAAACGACTTCAGTATTGGTAGCCTTTATTGCTTCATCAACTGCAAGTATATGCGGACCTGCACCAGTTCTGGCTCCTATAACTCCTATTGAATGATATTTTGGATCTATTCCCATTTTATCATGTAACGCTGGATCGATATTGGCTATAACAATTCCAATAGTGTCTCCTATAGATGTACCTACAAATTCTGTTAGACCTGGTGATTTCATAGAATTTACCTCCCCTTTTACTTCCTCAACGGATTTTTTTTCAGTTTCACATTTAGAATTTTCATCTTCTGGATTAGAAACCTTGCTTGCTATGCTGTTAATCATTTCAGTTAATGCTTTGGGATCAATTTCATTTTCCCCCAGGGATTTTTTTACTTCCTCATAAACTTTTTCTAATATTGAATTATCCATTTACATCTACTCCTTCTTTTATTCAACCTTTGGGAGTATTTTTTCAACATCTGTATGAGGCCTTGGAATAACATGAACTGAAATAATCTCGCCAACTCTTTTAGCAGCAGCTGCGCCAGCATCTGTAGCAGCCTTAACTGCTCCTACATCACCTCTAACCATTACAGTTACAAGCCCTGCACCTATTTTCTCGTATCCTATTAATGTTACATTGGCAGCCTTTACCATTGAATCTGCTGCTTCAATTGCAGCTACTAATCCTTTAGTTTCAATCATTCCTAATGCTTCTTGTCCCATATTGACACCTCCATATAATTTATTAATTTTATTATAGTATTTAAATGTCCATAATTATCTGAATATTTTGATATGTTAACGTTTTATTTTGACTTTAATTTTAGGGAATATTTTGACTTATTCTAGTAATTTATTTACAATGTAAATATACAGATTATTTTATAATAAAAATAAATGTATAATTAGGAGGTAGATTGATCTTGGCAGATACTGAAATATTTAATCTTAATCAAGTGGTTGATTTAAGCACCTTACAGGACATTCAGGATAAATTTGCTAAAGTTGTAGGACTTTCATCAGTAATTGTGGATGAAGATGGTGTTCCTTATGGAACTCCAAGTAACTTTACAAAATTTTGTTTGTTAATCAGAAGTTCAAAAGAAGGAAGAAGGCGCTGTTTCAAAAGTGACGGGGAATCTGGTAATTTAGCCATGAAAGCCGGCAAGCCTCTTATTTATAACTGCCATTCCGGATTAATTGATTTAGCTTCACCAATAATAGTTAATAATAAATATATGGGGTGCATGCTTTGTGGACAAGTATTATCCGATGACTTTGAAAATAAAAAAAGGGTAGATTTTAAAAGGCTTTCCAAAGAGCTCAGTCTGGATGAAGATAAGCTTAGGGAAGCTTATTCTGAATTAAATACATTAAAATATGAAAAAATTAAAGATGCATCTGAATTCTTATTTTTATTTACTAACCTCATAACCAAAATGGGAATGGCAAATATAACCCAGACAGCTTTATTAGAAGAAATTCAGCAGAAGATGAAATTAACTGAGCTAATTAAAAATATGGAACTAAAATCACTGCAGTCTCAAATAAATCCTCATTTTTTATTTAATACTTTAAATGCTATTGCAAGAATAGCATTAATTGAAAACGCTCCCAATACAGAAGAACTTATTTACTCATTGTCAGATATATTAAGATATAGTGTAAAAAACATAGACAAAATGGTTACTGTAAAAGAAGAAATCGATAACATTAAAAAGTATCTTCACATACAGCAGACAAGATATGGTGATAGAATGAGTTCAAGCATTATAATAGATAACAACATTTTAAAATATAAACTGCCTGCCATGACCCTTCAGCCAATAGTTGAAAATTCAATTATTCATGGCTTAAAAGATAAGAAAGAAAATGGCCAGATTAAAATTATTGGCAGACTGTCTAAAAATAAAACTATTATATTTGAAATTTATGATAATGGAATTGGAATTGATAATGAAAAAATATACCGTCTACTGGACATATATAGTGAAGATTCTGGTTTAAAGGGACTTGGGATATATAATGTAAACAGTAGAATAAAGCATTTATTTGGCAGTGAATTTGGCATATCAATTGAAAGTGTTAAAAATCAGTACACCAGAGTCTTAATAAATATACCCTGTAGCAAATAACCAAGGAGGGTAAAATGTATAAACTTTTAATTGTTGAAGATGAAGCTCTTGAGAGAAGAGCATTAAGAATTATAATAAACAAAAATTTTAACGACATTGATATAATAGGTGACGCTAAAACAGGACTTGATGCTGTAGAGCTTGCCAGGAAATTTAAGCCTGACATCATTTTAATGGATATTGAAATGCCTGAGGCCAGCGGACTTGAAGCTCAGGAAGCCATAATAGAATTCCTTCCCAATGTTACTACCATAATTCTTTCAGCCTATGATAATTTTCAGTTTGCGCAGACAGCCATAAGGCTTAAAGTATTTGATTACATATTAAAGCCTGCTAAGCCTTCAGATTTATCTGATGTGCTTGGAAATGCAATAGACCATATTAATAAATTAAGCATGCAGTCAAATATAGCATCCTCAGGGAAAGATGAGTTTACTGGCAATGAATTCAGCCAGATAATAAATGCTGCTCTTAAATACATAAATAATAACTATAATCAAAATATAAATCTGGAGTCTGTGGCATCATATATTCACTTAAATCCGCAGTATTTCAGCAGATACTTTAAAAACTCCACTGGTATGAACTTTGTGGATTATCTATCCCTTGTAAGAGTAAGAGAAGCTAAAAAGATGCTGCTTACAACTGATTTTAGTATAGCTGAAGTAAGCCTTAAGATGGGATATATAGATCCAAGTTATTTTAGTAAAGTCTTTATGAAGTATGAGGGAGTTACTCCAAATAAGTTTAGATGCTGTCATAGAAGATAGCAAAAAGTCAAAAAACTACTTTTTTGATAAAAAAGCAGTTTTTTGACTTTATTAATATTTAGCAACCCTTATATCCGATCTTCTTATTTTAATGTTATTATCAATTTTGTATCTATTCCATACTATTTTTTTTACAAGATTATAAAACCAGTCAGGAGCAAATGGACTCACAAAAATATCCTCTATTAATAAATTTAAATTTACTTTAAATCTTTTACAATGGTCTTTTGAATAATCTACATAAATTGCTCTCACTTCATTTTCATAATCATAGGGTTTAAACTTCAATGTTTCCATTAGCCTTGTATTAATGGATAATGTGCCATCATCCCTGTAATAATATGCTGGTTCCGTTTTAGTTATCATATCCTTATAAGAGTCAATATACTTTATTTTATAAATTTTTATATCACTATTTTCCAAAGCACTTTTAAGTCTGCCTATGGTAGTTTTTATACATATACCATTTTTAGGATTTGTATATATCTTCCACAAGGCATAAGACTCATTTTCAAACTTATTCCAGCAGTTAACATAAACATTTCTAATGTCTTTAATACTGTTAATTAAATTCAAATAATTCTTTTTACTTTCATCAGACCATCCTTTAAAAAAGTTAATTGGTATTTCTCCTTCATAACCATCTTCAAAATAGTGAGAATTTGTAAAATGAAGTTCCTGTGTTTCAAGAAGATCAATTAATTCTGTGAAATTTATATATCTTGCAATATCCATGCTGTCAGGTGCAAGAAATGATTTATTAACTTGTATTATCCTTTCATGTGTATCACTCATGTTAAACCTCATATTTTTTAGATTTTAAATTTTTGCACCATAGTAGTAAGCTTTTGTGAAAGGCTGGCTTGTTCTTCAGCAGTTTTTGCAATTTGTTCCATAGCATTAGTTGTCTCATTTAAGCTTGAAGCAATGCCAGAGGAAAATTCAGTAGATTGTTCTGTATCAGATGCTAAGTTTTGTATTGCTTCTGCTACCTGATTTACTGTAGCACTGATTTCTTCAGACATTGATGCAATATTTTCAGACATGCTGCTTACAAAATTAGCGTCATTTTCGTAGCTCACTCCAGTATCTGCAAAGGCATCATAGTCAGGCTTTACACTTTCATCTATAAATTTAAGTACTTCTCTGGAATTATTGGAAAGATTAGAGAAAGCATTTTCAACTTTATTAATGGTAGACTGAATAGTTGAAACAGCCTCAGCTGATTCCTCAGCTAACTTTCTTACCTCGTCTGCAACTACAGCAAATCCTTTTCCCTGATCTCCAGCTCTTGCTGCTTCAATAGCAGCATTAAGAGCAAGTAAATTTGTCTGATCTGCTATATTTGCAATTGCATCTGCCATAACTTTTATTTCTTCCACAACTTTTCCCTGCTCAATAGCATCCACTATATTTTTATATTTAGTCTCATACATATTATTAGCTTCATTTTTTGAATTAGAACTTTTTTCACTAATTTCTGCAGCTTTATTTTTTATTTCTAATGATTTATTGCTGCCATCAGTTGCCCTTTTTGCAAGCTCATCAATACTGCTGTTAACCTCTTCAACAGAGGCAGTAATCTCTTCAGTTGCTGCAGTTGTATTTTCATCCCTTTTTATTATTTCCTCTGAAGATTTATTCATTTGTTCAACTTGGCTTGTAATTTCTTCCACAGTTGCATTTAATTCTTCTGTGCCGGCAGAAAGACTTGTTGAATCTTCTATTATAGTTTTAATAAGCTCCTTAACATTATGCTGAGCAGTCCTTAAAGATGAAATGGCTGCTCCTATTTCGTCATTGGTTGTTATCTGAATTTCATCTGAAAAATCGTACTCCGCCATTTTCTTAGCACTTGACTGTATTTTATTTAATGCTTTTGTAATTCCTTTAATTAACAATACTGAAATAATCAATAGTACTATAAAAGATAGTGCAATAAATATTAAAACCATATTTTTAGAATCACTATATACTTTGTTACTGTTATTCTGACTGTTTTTAGCATTTTCTGTATTCATATTAATCAGACCATTTAATGAAGCCATCATACCGGTGTTCAAGTCATTTAAACTTTTATATTTTGTTTCAGCTTCTGAATATTTTTTATCCCTGCAAAGCTGAATAATTTCATTAGATTGATCTGTAAATTGTTTTAAAATTCCCTGAAATTTTGTAAATTCTTCTTTTTCACCTGGAAGCCAGTTGTTAGTACCATTATCAATTTTTTTCATTGAATCAGCAATAATTTTATTAGTAACATCTATATCATTGATTTTCTGCAGCTGATTTACCTCTTCATTATCATAAATCAGATTCATTAAATCAATTCTATATGTATACAGGCTTTTACTTATTTCCTCCAAATTACTTACATAATTCAATTTCCTAACTATGTCATTTGAATTTGAATTAATAAAATTAAGTTCTAATAAAGATACCCCTCCTACAACTGCAATAAAAATAAAAGCCATAACTGCAGATATTATTAATTTAGTCCTTACTTTAACATTCTTCATACCCTTAACCATGCCGTTACCGTTGCCAAAACATTATAGGACTCTATAAAGCTTGTTTAATTCCCTGTTCATTGTGTCCGATTTTGCTAAAAGCTACTTTCGTTTGATATAACACTCCAAGGGCTTAACTTCGGATACAACGCATCCTACACCTCAAGCATAACTGTTTAGGTAGTTATGCTGAATATCTGCTTAAATTAATTGAAGCATTGAAATCTCTATCAATAACTGCTCCACATTCTTTGCAGATATAAGTTCTTTCTGATAATGATAATTTAGCTTTTACATGACCACACTCACTACAAGTTTTTGATGAAGGATACCATTTATCCGCTTCAATAAATTTAATTTCATAAAATTCACATTTGTATTGAAGCTGCCTTTTAAACTCATATAATCCTTGCTGTGCTATAGCTTTAGATAAGTGTTTATTCTTCATCATACCTTTAATGTTAAGTGTTTCCATAACAACTCTTGATGGCTTGGTTTTCACTATCTTACTCGTTGCTTGGTGTAAATGGTTATTCCGAATATTAGATAATCTTCTATAAAGTAATCTAATCTGCTTTTCAAGTTTTATAATGTTGCTTGTTTTGACAAACTTCCTCCCTTCTTTATTTAACTCATATTTTTTTGATATTTTACGTTGCAACCTACGTAATCTTTTTTCTAATTTTTTAACAAGCCTTGTTTTATTTATATTTTTAAAAGTCATTCCATTAGAACATATGGCAAGGTCTTTAATACCAACATCTATACCTATGCTCTCATCAGTTAATTCCACTTTTGAATTTTCCTTCTCAATACCTATGGATAAGTACCAGTACTTTCCGTCAAAGCTTACCCTTGGATTGGTATATTTAACATCCATTGGTATTTGCTCTGATGTTTTAATCCAACCTACTTTTTCGATTAATATCATGTTAGACTTAACCTTTAATTTCAGATTGTCATTGTAAAATGATGGTTTAGATTTTCTTCTACTTTTAAACTTTGGCTTATCTGCTAATCCTTTAAAAAAGTTTTTATAAGCATTGCAGCCATCTTTTACAGCCTGTTTTGCTACATTGTTAGATACTACACTCAGCCATTTATATTCTTCTGTTTGCTTCATTAAAGTAATTTCTTTTCTCAAATCACCATCACTAATAAACTTACCACAATTTTTATAATTTTCTTCTTGTCTTGCAAGTGTCCAATTATAGATAAATCTTGCAGTTCCAACAGATTGCCATAACTTTTGTTCCTGTTCTACATTTGGAATAATTCTAACTTTCTTCGCTAGTATCATTCTTTAACAACTCCTTAATCATTTTCCTTGCTTTATTAGCTCTTTTACCATGAAGTCTACAACTAAAAACTGTAATAATTTGAATTAAATCCTCAACTAATTTCTAAAAATGATTGAGTTGTACTTGCGAATAATATCTATAAGTTTTGAAAATTCTCCTATTGAATAACACTTCATCTATACCACCCTCTAAATTTACTATATTGCCAACATTATATAAATTCAAGAGGCTGTTATAATCTTATATAATGTTTTGTTAACTGTTATGCCCCCCCTTGTGTATAAAAGCATTTTTTAATATTATTTTACAAAAGAAAAGTTTTAATAAATATGTTATATTTTATCACAAAGAGGACTATTTTGCCAGTGTAAATGATTATAACTTCAATAAGTAATATGAAAATTTCTAAAAATAAGTATTATAATATTTAGCTTTTA
This window harbors:
- the pduB gene encoding propanediol utilization microcompartment protein PduB, which translates into the protein MDNSILEKVYEEVKKSLGENEIDPKALTEMINSIASKVSNPEDENSKCETEKKSVEEVKGEVNSMKSPGLTEFVGTSIGDTIGIVIANIDPALHDKMGIDPKYHSIGVIGARTGAGPHILAVDEAIKATNTEVVSIEMPRDTKGGAGHGCLIILGAEDVSDARRAVEVTLKELPRTFGDVWGNEAGHLELQYTARASFAVNKAFGSPVGKACGLVIGAPAAIGVMMADTAVKTANVEVVSYSSPAHGTSHSNEVILCITGDSGAVRQAVIAGREVGKKLLGALGDEPASTTQPYI
- a CDS encoding methyl-accepting chemotaxis protein is translated as MKNVKVRTKLIISAVMAFIFIAVVGGVSLLELNFINSNSNDIVRKLNYVSNLEEISKSLYTYRIDLMNLIYDNEEVNQLQKINDIDVTNKIIADSMKKIDNGTNNWLPGEKEEFTKFQGILKQFTDQSNEIIQLCRDKKYSEAETKYKSLNDLNTGMMASLNGLINMNTENAKNSQNNSNKVYSDSKNMVLIFIALSFIVLLIISVLLIKGITKALNKIQSSAKKMAEYDFSDEIQITTNDEIGAAISSLRTAQHNVKELIKTIIEDSTSLSAGTEELNATVEEITSQVEQMNKSSEEIIKRDENTTAATEEITASVEEVNSSIDELAKRATDGSNKSLEIKNKAAEISEKSSNSKNEANNMYETKYKNIVDAIEQGKVVEEIKVMADAIANIADQTNLLALNAAIEAARAGDQGKGFAVVADEVRKLAEESAEAVSTIQSTINKVENAFSNLSNNSREVLKFIDESVKPDYDAFADTGVSYENDANFVSSMSENIASMSEEISATVNQVAEAIQNLASDTEQSTEFSSGIASSLNETTNAMEQIAKTAEEQASLSQKLTTMVQKFKI
- the eutM gene encoding ethanolamine utilization microcompartment protein EutM is translated as MGQEALGMIETKGLVAAIEAADSMVKAANVTLIGYEKIGAGLVTVMVRGDVGAVKAATDAGAAAAKRVGEIISVHVIPRPHTDVEKILPKVE
- a CDS encoding RNA-guided endonuclease TnpB family protein, whose product is MILAKKVRIIPNVEQEQKLWQSVGTARFIYNWTLARQEENYKNCGKFISDGDLRKEITLMKQTEEYKWLSVVSNNVAKQAVKDGCNAYKNFFKGLADKPKFKSRRKSKPSFYNDNLKLKVKSNMILIEKVGWIKTSEQIPMDVKYTNPRVSFDGKYWYLSIGIEKENSKVELTDESIGIDVGIKDLAICSNGMTFKNINKTRLVKKLEKRLRRLQRKISKKYELNKEGRKFVKTSNIIKLEKQIRLLYRRLSNIRNNHLHQATSKIVKTKPSRVVMETLNIKGMMKNKHLSKAIAQQGLYEFKRQLQYKCEFYEIKFIEADKWYPSSKTCSECGHVKAKLSLSERTYICKECGAVIDRDFNASINLSRYSA
- a CDS encoding DUF2971 domain-containing protein → MSDTHERIIQVNKSFLAPDSMDIARYINFTELIDLLETQELHFTNSHYFEDGYEGEIPINFFKGWSDESKKNYLNLINSIKDIRNVYVNCWNKFENESYALWKIYTNPKNGICIKTTIGRLKSALENSDIKIYKIKYIDSYKDMITKTEPAYYYRDDGTLSINTRLMETLKFKPYDYENEVRAIYVDYSKDHCKRFKVNLNLLIEDIFVSPFAPDWFYNLVKKIVWNRYKIDNNIKIRRSDIRVAKY
- a CDS encoding response regulator, whose product is MYKLLIVEDEALERRALRIIINKNFNDIDIIGDAKTGLDAVELARKFKPDIILMDIEMPEASGLEAQEAIIEFLPNVTTIILSAYDNFQFAQTAIRLKVFDYILKPAKPSDLSDVLGNAIDHINKLSMQSNIASSGKDEFTGNEFSQIINAALKYINNNYNQNINLESVASYIHLNPQYFSRYFKNSTGMNFVDYLSLVRVREAKKMLLTTDFSIAEVSLKMGYIDPSYFSKVFMKYEGVTPNKFRCCHRR
- a CDS encoding PocR ligand-binding domain-containing protein; the encoded protein is MADTEIFNLNQVVDLSTLQDIQDKFAKVVGLSSVIVDEDGVPYGTPSNFTKFCLLIRSSKEGRRRCFKSDGESGNLAMKAGKPLIYNCHSGLIDLASPIIVNNKYMGCMLCGQVLSDDFENKKRVDFKRLSKELSLDEDKLREAYSELNTLKYEKIKDASEFLFLFTNLITKMGMANITQTALLEEIQQKMKLTELIKNMELKSLQSQINPHFLFNTLNAIARIALIENAPNTEELIYSLSDILRYSVKNIDKMVTVKEEIDNIKKYLHIQQTRYGDRMSSSIIIDNNILKYKLPAMTLQPIVENSIIHGLKDKKENGQIKIIGRLSKNKTIIFEIYDNGIGIDNEKIYRLLDIYSEDSGLKGLGIYNVNSRIKHLFGSEFGISIESVKNQYTRVLINIPCSK